Proteins from a genomic interval of Paenibacillus lentus:
- a CDS encoding AAA family ATPase, which produces MRINRKGMVKTLQGVVKVLKFIFPEYQLVELVREKGFIAPKEEPALKRQEQQPKQQYNTGSRARSADPSNSAQTFMDQSTFSSTFRPGQSQVYTSQGVGQSDAQSVFSPNQLDRLFREVEKNLNSQVIGQPFFIKDLVAGYKQGYMNGRQINKPRNVILLAGAPGTGKKTALECLVREMHAYRLTSRPHFSEIDLQRYEADEISGNFIIDMVEAFQYSEGTVLFKGLKGAEQAIISLVAKLAEEGSFRTKEGLRIIADDFFIIFYIDEHAERGSEFGQVPSGLANHLPISILQSVLTAAISSPLEWGTMRQIAEALLVKAVDDLSRDMQITIVVHPSTYEALADIAATNQTFGEAVQHWIDKELTVVLSGLRARNKIRSNERVRIRFKNDSFFVESNSLEIPIKALSFVGQESIDDVLEELNALTGLEPVKKFVYELMEMVQVNKLRARAGEGSVPMSLHMVFTGNPGTGKTTVARLIGRILKALGLLPQGQLIEVARQDLVGQYVGSTAPKTMAKVNEALGGVLFIDEAYTLARHDNDTYGTEAIDTIVKAMEDHRDDLVVVLAGYTQEMETFLRSNPGLRSRFPFIVEFPDYKAEDMLEIMIQIVDKNGFRIDSDAYEGLIELFDQRQIPGRNDSGNGRLVRNLFEEAVRKQAARLRGLMSDAIADTDLQLLIGADFGIGEKEAFNIENQLAGIVGLEKVKLFVRTLEKQLIVDRRRKEAGIHVDTGQTLNMIFSGNPGTGKTTMARLVAEMLRSMGYLKKGHLVEVGRSDLVAEYAGQTANKTKLVVESALGGVLFIDEAYSLAQDGAQGGGFGKEAIDSLVRLIEIHKDNLVVILAGYTEDMQRFVQVNPGLSSRFPLQIEFPDYTAEEMQQIALIMAKARGFTLASDVPGLLESYFNEKQIPGRKDGGNGRLVRNTLEGAIRKQAERLADHPDIAADQLNELNLEDFGLSTYVDLAAKRANALGALDAIVGLASVKEFVRSLSAQIEVAKRRQEMGLPKASAQALHMVFKGNPGTGKTTIARILAQRFKELGVVKADTLVETDRSGLVAGYVGQTALKTKEVIERALGGILFVDEAYALAEGDQFGQEAIDTLVKAMDDYRDRLIVILAGYDEDMERFLNRNAGLRSRFPNIITFPDYTAEEMLQIAHLQVKSQGYVIGREAEGTLLSILETYEGDMTAGNGRLVRNLVEKAIRAHALRMSKEANATVEELSTLTPGDFQEQMGVM; this is translated from the coding sequence ATGAGAATCAACCGAAAAGGTATGGTGAAAACACTCCAAGGTGTGGTTAAAGTACTTAAATTTATTTTTCCTGAGTATCAGCTTGTTGAGTTAGTTCGGGAAAAAGGATTTATCGCACCAAAAGAAGAACCAGCTCTAAAGAGGCAGGAACAGCAACCGAAGCAACAATATAATACAGGATCGCGAGCCAGAAGTGCAGATCCGAGCAACTCCGCGCAGACTTTTATGGACCAGAGCACTTTTTCGTCGACTTTCCGTCCTGGTCAATCTCAGGTTTATACGTCGCAGGGGGTGGGCCAAAGTGATGCGCAGAGCGTCTTTTCACCCAATCAATTGGATCGACTATTCCGAGAAGTGGAGAAGAACCTTAATAGTCAAGTAATTGGACAGCCGTTCTTCATCAAAGATTTGGTTGCGGGTTATAAACAGGGATATATGAATGGACGTCAGATTAATAAGCCAAGAAATGTGATTTTGCTGGCTGGAGCTCCCGGAACGGGTAAGAAAACAGCCTTGGAATGCCTAGTTCGAGAGATGCATGCATATCGGCTAACCTCTAGGCCCCATTTTTCAGAAATTGATTTGCAGCGATATGAGGCCGATGAAATATCCGGTAATTTTATTATTGATATGGTGGAGGCATTCCAATACTCTGAGGGGACGGTTTTATTTAAGGGGCTAAAAGGGGCTGAGCAGGCTATTATCAGCTTGGTCGCCAAGCTTGCCGAGGAAGGCAGCTTCCGAACCAAAGAAGGGTTGCGTATAATCGCCGACGATTTTTTCATCATTTTCTATATCGATGAACATGCAGAGAGAGGAAGTGAATTTGGCCAGGTTCCGTCAGGACTGGCAAATCATCTCCCGATCTCTATCTTGCAAAGCGTCCTTACGGCGGCTATCTCTTCACCGTTAGAGTGGGGGACGATGCGACAAATTGCAGAGGCCTTACTTGTGAAAGCAGTAGACGATCTGTCAAGGGATATGCAGATAACTATCGTTGTTCATCCTTCCACGTATGAGGCGTTAGCTGATATCGCCGCAACAAATCAAACATTTGGCGAGGCAGTGCAGCACTGGATCGATAAGGAGCTTACTGTCGTATTGTCCGGCCTACGGGCCCGTAATAAGATTCGTAGCAATGAGCGCGTGCGTATTCGTTTCAAGAACGATTCTTTTTTTGTGGAGTCGAACTCTCTTGAAATTCCGATCAAAGCACTATCGTTCGTTGGTCAGGAGTCAATTGACGATGTCCTGGAAGAGTTAAATGCGTTAACGGGCCTAGAACCTGTGAAAAAGTTTGTCTATGAGCTCATGGAAATGGTTCAGGTGAATAAGCTGAGGGCTAGGGCAGGCGAAGGCTCTGTGCCGATGTCGCTTCATATGGTGTTTACCGGGAACCCCGGAACGGGCAAGACGACGGTCGCCCGCTTAATCGGCCGCATTCTGAAGGCGCTAGGATTGCTGCCACAAGGTCAGTTAATCGAAGTGGCGAGGCAGGACCTTGTGGGACAATATGTGGGCTCTACCGCCCCAAAAACGATGGCAAAAGTCAATGAGGCCTTGGGAGGCGTATTGTTTATCGACGAAGCCTATACACTCGCTCGTCATGATAACGACACGTACGGCACTGAAGCAATCGACACAATCGTTAAGGCGATGGAGGATCATCGAGATGATTTGGTTGTTGTGCTGGCAGGGTATACCCAGGAGATGGAGACCTTTTTGCGATCGAATCCAGGTTTGCGTTCAAGATTTCCGTTCATCGTGGAGTTCCCGGACTACAAGGCGGAAGATATGCTGGAAATTATGATTCAAATCGTGGACAAGAATGGTTTCCGCATAGATTCGGATGCGTATGAGGGTTTGATCGAGCTGTTCGATCAACGGCAAATCCCTGGCCGCAATGACAGCGGTAACGGCCGACTTGTTCGCAATCTGTTCGAGGAGGCTGTCCGCAAACAAGCTGCTCGGCTTAGAGGGCTAATGTCAGACGCAATTGCAGATACAGATTTGCAATTATTGATAGGTGCAGATTTCGGAATCGGTGAGAAAGAAGCATTTAACATCGAGAATCAACTGGCTGGGATTGTCGGGTTGGAGAAGGTCAAACTATTCGTCCGAACGTTGGAGAAACAGCTTATTGTTGATCGAAGGCGGAAGGAAGCCGGGATTCATGTCGATACTGGGCAGACTCTCAATATGATTTTTTCGGGTAATCCCGGTACGGGTAAGACGACGATGGCGCGGCTGGTGGCAGAGATGCTCCGATCCATGGGTTATTTGAAAAAAGGACATCTGGTAGAAGTCGGGCGATCCGATTTGGTAGCGGAGTACGCCGGCCAGACAGCCAACAAGACCAAGCTGGTTGTCGAATCTGCTCTTGGCGGCGTGCTCTTTATCGATGAAGCCTATTCGCTTGCGCAGGATGGTGCGCAGGGCGGGGGCTTCGGGAAGGAAGCCATCGATTCGTTGGTTCGTCTTATCGAGATTCATAAAGACAATTTGGTTGTCATTTTGGCGGGATATACAGAAGATATGCAGCGGTTTGTTCAGGTCAATCCGGGGCTGTCCTCACGCTTCCCGCTACAGATCGAATTCCCTGACTACACGGCTGAGGAAATGCAGCAAATTGCCTTGATCATGGCGAAGGCACGAGGGTTTACCTTGGCTTCGGATGTGCCAGGCTTGCTCGAATCCTATTTTAATGAGAAACAAATTCCGGGTAGAAAGGACGGAGGCAATGGCCGACTCGTCCGCAATACGCTGGAAGGGGCGATACGCAAGCAAGCGGAGCGATTGGCCGATCACCCTGATATTGCGGCCGATCAGTTAAATGAGCTGAATCTGGAGGATTTTGGGCTGTCGACATATGTAGATCTTGCGGCGAAGCGGGCGAATGCGCTTGGAGCGCTTGATGCCATTGTCGGTCTGGCCTCTGTTAAGGAATTTGTGAGAAGCCTATCGGCACAAATTGAGGTGGCTAAGCGCCGTCAGGAGATGGGACTGCCCAAGGCTTCCGCTCAAGCCCTCCATATGGTGTTTAAAGGAAACCCGGGTACCGGAAAAACAACGATTGCCCGTATTTTGGCCCAACGATTTAAAGAACTAGGCGTGGTCAAGGCCGATACGCTGGTAGAAACTGATCGGTCCGGCCTGGTTGCCGGTTATGTAGGGCAAACTGCGCTCAAGACGAAAGAGGTTATCGAACGCGCTCTTGGCGGGATCTTGTTTGTGGATGAGGCTTATGCCTTGGCGGAAGGGGATCAATTCGGGCAGGAAGCGATCGATACGCTTGTCAAAGCGATGGATGATTACCGGGACAGGCTCATCGTTATATTGGCCGGCTACGACGAAGATATGGAGCGCTTCTTGAACCGTAATGCGGGACTCCGCTCGAGATTTCCCAATATCATTACATTCCCCGATTATACAGCCGAGGAAATGCTGCAAATCGCGCATTTGCAAGTGAAATCGCAAGGATATGTGATCGGCCGGGAGGCTGAAGGCACGCTGCTCTCCATTTTAGAGACCTATGAAGGAGATATGACCGCGGGCAATGGACGGCTCGTGCGAAATTTGGTCGAGAAAGCGATTCGAGCCCATGCCTTACGTATGAGCAAGGAAGCTAATGCTACAGTCGAGGAATTATCTACTTTGACACCTGGAGATTTCCAAGAACAGATGGGGGTGATGTGA